A genomic stretch from Bifidobacterium sp. ESL0769 includes:
- a CDS encoding AAA family ATPase — protein MAEKRLEAWHNNPQHRALLIDGARQVGKTYLVRQFAKSHYDVFLEINFIETPSAKAVFEGDLNADILIANLSVYSNKPFVPGKTLIFLDEIQECPRARTAIKFLVDDGRFDYIESGSLLGVSYKEVPSYPVGYEEHLTMYPLTLQEFYWANGIQQSVIDEASDAFEESRPVINVFHQRLMSLFSYYMVVGGMPAAVSAFVETNDLNTVGNVQRDILSLYRQDIAKYADTSVGRMHIKSIFDAVPSQLNKKNKRFVLADLSKTARMERYASDFMWLADAGVVLPCRNVSEPVYPLKLNEKHSLMKVFLCDVGLLGAASAGSTALEIMQGNVGVNWGSSLENFVAQELTANGFELFYFDKAKIGEVDFLMQRGGNIVPIEAKSGKDFTVHAALDKLLAVKEWKLGSGFVLCNSNVEHEKKNDAVIDLPWYMTMFMKPQGLSK, from the coding sequence TTGGCTGAAAAACGTTTAGAGGCGTGGCATAATAACCCACAACATCGCGCTTTGCTAATTGACGGTGCGCGACAGGTCGGCAAGACCTACCTCGTCCGCCAATTCGCCAAATCTCATTATGACGTTTTCTTGGAAATCAATTTCATCGAGACTCCGAGCGCCAAAGCCGTTTTTGAGGGAGACCTTAATGCTGATATCCTTATCGCCAATCTTTCCGTTTACTCTAACAAGCCTTTTGTCCCAGGCAAGACACTGATTTTCCTCGACGAAATTCAGGAATGCCCACGCGCACGAACCGCTATTAAATTCCTTGTCGACGATGGGCGTTTCGATTACATCGAGTCGGGCTCGCTCTTGGGTGTTTCTTATAAGGAGGTTCCTTCGTATCCTGTTGGTTACGAGGAGCATCTGACGATGTACCCGCTAACGTTGCAGGAATTCTATTGGGCGAATGGTATCCAGCAATCGGTCATAGACGAGGCCAGTGACGCATTTGAAGAATCGAGGCCGGTAATAAACGTTTTCCATCAGCGTTTGATGTCTCTATTTTCATACTATATGGTCGTTGGCGGCATGCCTGCAGCAGTTTCCGCGTTTGTGGAGACGAACGATTTGAATACAGTAGGCAATGTGCAACGCGATATCTTGTCGCTGTATCGTCAAGATATCGCTAAATATGCTGATACCAGCGTCGGTCGTATGCATATCAAGTCGATTTTCGATGCTGTGCCTTCGCAACTTAATAAGAAGAACAAGCGTTTTGTCTTGGCTGATTTGTCGAAAACGGCCCGTATGGAGCGTTATGCCAGCGATTTCATGTGGTTGGCCGATGCTGGTGTCGTCCTTCCGTGCCGGAACGTCTCAGAACCCGTTTATCCGCTGAAACTCAACGAAAAACATAGTCTGATGAAGGTTTTTCTATGCGATGTCGGCCTGCTGGGCGCGGCCAGTGCAGGGTCGACGGCATTGGAAATCATGCAGGGGAATGTAGGTGTCAACTGGGGCAGTTCGCTTGAGAATTTCGTAGCTCAGGAATTGACGGCGAATGGTTTTGAACTCTTCTATTTTGATAAGGCGAAGATCGGTGAAGTTGATTTTCTTATGCAACGTGGCGGCAATATCGTACCGATAGAAGCGAAATCAGGAAAGGATTTTACCGTTCATGCCGCTCTTGATAAATTGCTGGCCGTTAAGGAATGGAAGCTTGGTTCTGGTTTTGTGCTTTGTAATAGCAATGTAGAACATGAAAAAAAGAACGATGCCGTCATTGATTTGCCGTGGTACATGACGATGTTCATGAAGCCTCAAGGGCTCTCGAAATAA
- the yicI gene encoding alpha-xylosidase produces MKFLNGAWLVKKGYDVRYAANVYTADIAEDKLTLYCPLGRHIHTLGDTYNIGLLTIEVTSPRPNIITTRLINYKKDRSKCPKYELNETHPQVKIEENEKEWTFTSDRLTLHIAKGELIDFLYTFDGKQIARSGWRGKSVVMDPQGQTNIVEQLELGINEKIYGLGERFTNFVKNGQTVESWNLDGGAESEQAYKNVPFYLSSKKYGLFVNTPGRVSFEIGSEKVSRVQFSVPEQEMTYSVIGGTDLKDIINNYTDLTGKPPVVPEWSFGLWLSTSMSPYFDQNTIVKMVDDMAKHDIPLSVVHIDSHWMKEMEWCSFEWDETKFPDPEKMLSELHKRGVKACLWLNPYIAQKSSIFDEGAQNGYFIKDADGSPWQWDMWQPGMAIVDFTNPDAKKWYQSKLRHLLEQGIDCFKTDFGERIPTENVSYYNGADPKLMHNYYTLLYNQAVYEVTAEVKGEENAVVFARSATVGSQKYPVHWGGDPNPTYLAMADSLRGGLSLGMGGFGYWSHDIAGFEESPVPPTPDLYMRWTQFGLLSSHSRYHGAGDLKVPWRYGSEAVEVTREFSKLKDNLRPYLMKMSQEAHKFGTPVMRAMVLEFPNDPNCEDIDTQYMLGDDLLVAPVFSEDGVVRFYVPDVEGEMQGKSWVNLLTKESYEPNHWYTQQYDYHTLPLLVRPGSDPLNV; encoded by the coding sequence ATGAAGTTTTTAAACGGTGCCTGGCTGGTCAAAAAAGGTTACGACGTAAGATATGCCGCGAATGTGTATACGGCGGACATTGCCGAAGACAAGCTGACGCTTTATTGCCCGCTTGGAAGACATATCCATACGTTGGGGGACACGTATAATATCGGACTTTTGACCATTGAGGTCACCAGCCCTCGTCCGAACATCATCACGACGAGACTCATCAACTACAAAAAAGACCGGAGCAAGTGCCCCAAGTACGAGCTGAATGAGACTCATCCGCAGGTGAAGATCGAAGAAAACGAGAAGGAATGGACCTTTACATCTGACAGGCTGACATTGCATATCGCCAAGGGTGAGCTGATTGATTTTCTCTACACGTTCGACGGCAAGCAGATTGCACGTTCGGGTTGGCGCGGCAAATCCGTGGTGATGGACCCTCAGGGTCAGACCAATATCGTCGAACAACTCGAGTTAGGTATCAATGAGAAGATTTATGGTCTGGGCGAGAGGTTTACCAATTTTGTGAAAAACGGCCAAACCGTGGAGAGCTGGAACCTTGATGGAGGCGCCGAAAGCGAGCAGGCGTATAAAAACGTGCCGTTTTACCTGAGCAGCAAAAAATACGGCTTGTTCGTTAATACTCCTGGAAGGGTGAGCTTTGAAATCGGCTCGGAAAAGGTTTCCCGAGTTCAGTTCTCCGTTCCTGAGCAGGAGATGACGTATTCGGTTATCGGCGGTACGGATCTCAAAGACATCATCAACAACTACACGGATTTGACCGGCAAGCCGCCTGTTGTTCCTGAGTGGAGTTTCGGGCTGTGGCTTTCGACTTCGATGAGCCCGTATTTTGATCAGAACACCATCGTCAAGATGGTCGACGATATGGCGAAACACGATATTCCATTAAGCGTTGTGCATATCGACAGCCATTGGATGAAGGAAATGGAATGGTGCAGTTTCGAGTGGGATGAAACGAAATTCCCCGACCCTGAAAAAATGCTGTCCGAACTTCATAAACGTGGCGTCAAGGCTTGTCTGTGGCTGAACCCCTATATAGCTCAGAAATCGTCGATATTCGATGAGGGTGCGCAGAACGGTTATTTCATCAAGGATGCCGACGGCTCCCCTTGGCAGTGGGATATGTGGCAGCCAGGAATGGCAATAGTCGATTTCACCAATCCAGATGCCAAAAAATGGTACCAATCCAAGTTGCGGCATTTGCTGGAACAGGGCATCGATTGCTTCAAGACCGATTTCGGCGAACGGATTCCCACCGAAAACGTCAGTTATTATAACGGAGCCGACCCCAAGCTGATGCATAACTACTACACGTTGCTTTACAACCAAGCCGTCTACGAGGTTACCGCAGAGGTCAAAGGCGAGGAGAATGCAGTCGTCTTTGCGCGTTCGGCAACCGTGGGGAGTCAGAAATACCCTGTTCATTGGGGAGGCGACCCGAATCCGACGTATTTGGCTATGGCCGATTCGTTGCGAGGTGGCCTGTCGCTGGGAATGGGTGGTTTCGGCTATTGGAGCCATGATATCGCTGGTTTCGAGGAAAGTCCCGTTCCTCCGACGCCTGATCTTTATATGCGTTGGACGCAGTTCGGTCTGCTTTCTTCACATTCCCGTTACCACGGGGCCGGTGATCTCAAGGTTCCGTGGCGATACGGTTCCGAAGCGGTTGAAGTCACGCGTGAGTTCAGCAAGCTCAAAGATAATTTGCGTCCTTATTTGATGAAGATGAGCCAAGAAGCGCATAAGTTCGGCACACCGGTCATGCGTGCGATGGTTCTGGAATTCCCGAATGATCCGAACTGTGAGGATATCGACACCCAATACATGCTGGGTGATGATTTGCTGGTGGCTCCTGTCTTTTCGGAGGATGGCGTGGTTCGCTTCTACGTTCCTGACGTAGAAGGGGAGATGCAAGGAAAGTCTTGGGTCAACCTTCTTACTAAAGAATCGTATGAGCCGAACCATTGGTATACGCAACAATATGATTACCATACGTTGCCTTTACTGGTGCGTCCTGGTTCTGATCCTTTGAACGTCTGA
- a CDS encoding extracellular solute-binding protein: MLRKKAIKCVALVASIAMAIPMMAGCGGNSADGKEHIQFFQKKPESVKITNKLIKEFEAQNPNITVEQQTASNPITVLKSRMAKNDVPDVITADGTYYNDLVKANILTEQTGTTAYKSVANKSYYDYLHKIGQTKKNYVVPWSIIGEGVLYNKDIFSKLGLTAPTTWDEFVQTAQKIKDAGQQPFIFTWKDADPANKMAMAVAAPEQGKDFWDNLQKGKASFAKNPGWKLSADRMLKLKTFAQEDPAGTDYDTGNSQFANGKSAMYIQGIWAIPAILEANPNIHLGFFVLPTRDQPNTTPLISGTDALIGVSSASKHQKAAQKFLTFLLSKKIQKEYTDDQNLLSVRSDVPANTDVLKAMKADYIDKGKTCIFPDVMFTGASDMQGLSQEFLEKGDVNTYLNALDADFQKNGIK; the protein is encoded by the coding sequence ATGCTAAGGAAAAAGGCGATTAAGTGCGTTGCGCTCGTGGCTTCCATTGCCATGGCAATTCCTATGATGGCTGGCTGCGGTGGCAATTCCGCAGATGGGAAGGAACACATCCAGTTCTTCCAGAAGAAGCCTGAATCGGTGAAAATCACCAACAAGCTGATTAAGGAATTCGAAGCCCAGAATCCGAATATCACTGTTGAACAGCAAACGGCTTCCAACCCCATCACCGTGTTGAAGTCCCGTATGGCTAAGAACGACGTTCCTGATGTAATCACTGCTGATGGCACCTATTACAACGATCTGGTCAAGGCAAACATTCTCACCGAACAGACGGGAACCACGGCCTACAAGTCCGTGGCCAACAAGTCCTATTACGATTACCTGCATAAGATCGGCCAGACCAAGAAGAACTATGTTGTGCCGTGGTCCATCATCGGTGAAGGTGTGCTATACAACAAGGATATCTTCTCCAAGCTTGGTCTGACGGCTCCCACTACGTGGGATGAGTTCGTTCAGACAGCCCAAAAGATCAAGGATGCGGGTCAGCAGCCCTTCATCTTCACTTGGAAGGATGCCGATCCCGCCAATAAGATGGCTATGGCGGTGGCTGCTCCGGAACAGGGTAAGGATTTCTGGGACAATCTGCAAAAGGGCAAGGCAAGCTTCGCCAAGAATCCCGGTTGGAAGCTTTCTGCTGATCGTATGCTCAAATTGAAGACCTTCGCTCAGGAAGATCCCGCAGGAACGGATTATGATACTGGTAACTCGCAGTTCGCCAATGGCAAGTCCGCTATGTATATTCAGGGAATCTGGGCCATTCCGGCAATTCTTGAGGCCAATCCCAACATTCATCTTGGATTCTTCGTGCTGCCTACCCGTGATCAGCCCAACACGACTCCTTTGATTTCTGGTACCGATGCATTGATTGGTGTTTCTTCGGCTTCCAAGCACCAGAAGGCGGCTCAGAAGTTCCTTACATTCCTGCTGTCCAAGAAGATTCAGAAGGAATATACGGATGACCAGAACCTGCTTTCCGTCCGCTCTGATGTTCCTGCGAATACCGACGTGCTGAAGGCGATGAAGGCCGACTACATTGATAAGGGCAAGACCTGCATCTTCCCAGATGTCATGTTTACCGGTGCGAGCGATATGCAGGGGTTGAGCCAGGAGTTCCTTGAGAAGGGTGATGTCAACACCTATCTCAATGCGCTCGACGCCGATTTCCAGAAGAACGGTATCAAGTAG
- a CDS encoding carbohydrate ABC transporter permease, whose amino-acid sequence MDSSSKLIRKRSNWLLTIFLIFCSLTVLIPMYLTLSTALKDRQQSAKSLWALPTQWRWSNFSEAIVETNFWRALGNSLILTVVSVVIGVLTNAMIGYAIARNMNRKGFKIAYFYIVSAMFIPFSILMLPLVKEMSMLGLDNLYGLIPIYVIYNLPFNTMFYVGYMDTIPRSLDEAAMLDGANTWQTFWKVIFPLLGPANATVGILQTLWVWNDFMLPLVMISKQDQYTIPLTQYMFQSAFNTNYNLSFASYTLAMIPMLIVYLFAQKQIINGVAAGSVKE is encoded by the coding sequence ATGGATAGCTCAAGCAAACTTATCAGGAAGCGCAGCAACTGGCTGTTGACCATATTCCTTATATTCTGCTCTCTGACTGTGCTGATACCGATGTATCTGACGTTGTCCACCGCCTTGAAGGATCGTCAGCAGAGTGCAAAAAGCCTGTGGGCGTTGCCGACGCAATGGCGATGGAGCAATTTCTCGGAAGCTATCGTCGAGACCAATTTCTGGAGGGCTCTGGGCAACAGCCTGATCCTGACGGTTGTTTCGGTGGTCATCGGCGTGCTGACCAATGCCATGATCGGATATGCCATAGCCCGCAACATGAACCGTAAAGGCTTCAAGATCGCCTATTTCTATATCGTTTCGGCGATGTTCATCCCATTTTCGATTCTGATGTTGCCGCTTGTCAAAGAGATGAGCATGCTTGGCTTGGACAATCTTTACGGGTTGATACCAATTTACGTCATCTACAACCTGCCGTTCAACACTATGTTCTATGTGGGTTATATGGACACGATTCCCAGAAGCCTTGACGAAGCCGCGATGCTTGATGGCGCCAATACCTGGCAAACGTTCTGGAAGGTCATTTTCCCGTTGCTGGGGCCGGCTAACGCAACCGTTGGCATTTTGCAAACATTGTGGGTATGGAATGATTTCATGCTGCCTTTGGTAATGATATCGAAGCAGGATCAGTACACTATTCCTCTCACCCAGTACATGTTCCAAAGTGCTTTTAATACCAACTATAATCTGTCGTTCGCTTCGTACACGCTCGCGATGATCCCAATGCTTATCGTCTACCTGTTCGCGCAAAAACAGATTATCAATGGTGTTGCCGCAGGGTCTGTAAAAGAGTGA
- a CDS encoding sugar ABC transporter permease: MRRRTGYALMVVPGVIFLFVFMTVPALMGMFYSLTDYRGYGGWNFIGFKNYAQLFTDPSVIHSYIFTIGFALLASILTNVISLLLAVCLTQNIRFRSFLRGVFFLPAVLATIVIGYVFNFIFSQVVTSVGKGLHNDFLSKSILGNSQWAWVAIVIVAVWQACAVTTVIYMTGIESISTDIYEAAKVDGANTVQTFWKITLPLVTPFVMVNMILQLKTQLQVFDLIVALTNGGPGTATQSISFLIYRNGFQGGQFAYQSANAVVYFLLILAISLIQMGVFGSKEEK; the protein is encoded by the coding sequence TTATGCCTTGATGGTCGTGCCAGGTGTAATATTTCTTTTTGTTTTTATGACCGTCCCGGCATTGATGGGTATGTTCTACAGTCTGACCGACTATAGGGGATATGGGGGATGGAATTTCATAGGGTTCAAGAATTACGCCCAGCTGTTTACCGATCCATCGGTAATTCACAGTTATATATTCACTATTGGTTTCGCATTGTTGGCCTCGATTCTGACCAACGTCATCAGTCTGTTGCTTGCGGTTTGCCTGACGCAGAATATTCGTTTCCGCAGTTTCCTGCGAGGTGTGTTCTTCCTGCCAGCGGTGCTCGCCACCATCGTCATCGGCTATGTCTTCAACTTTATCTTTTCGCAGGTCGTCACTTCAGTTGGTAAAGGCTTGCATAACGATTTTCTTTCCAAGAGCATCCTGGGCAACAGCCAGTGGGCGTGGGTCGCTATCGTGATTGTTGCTGTCTGGCAGGCCTGCGCGGTGACGACGGTCATTTATATGACGGGCATCGAGTCCATTTCAACCGATATCTATGAAGCGGCGAAAGTGGATGGCGCGAATACGGTACAGACATTCTGGAAGATCACGCTGCCATTGGTGACCCCGTTCGTCATGGTCAATATGATTCTTCAGCTGAAAACCCAGCTTCAGGTCTTTGATTTGATTGTGGCTCTTACCAATGGCGGGCCCGGAACCGCGACGCAATCGATTTCGTTCCTTATTTATCGTAACGGTTTCCAGGGCGGTCAATTCGCCTATCAGTCGGCCAACGCAGTCGTTTATTTCCTGCTGATTTTGGCGATTTCGTTGATTCAAATGGGTGTGTTTGGCTCCAAGGAGGAGAAGTAA